A portion of the Channa argus isolate prfri chromosome 19, Channa argus male v1.0, whole genome shotgun sequence genome contains these proteins:
- the LOC137104434 gene encoding guanine nucleotide-binding protein G(olf) subunit alpha-like isoform X2: MSVLTPPVLLGNPDNQFRVDYIRSIAPLSDFEYTEDFFEHAQTLWEDDGVRVCFERSNEYQLIDCAQYFLDRLDSVRKTDYTPTDQDLLRCRVLTSGIFETRFQVDKVNFHMFDVGGQRDERRKWIQCFNDVTAIIFVAASSSYNMVIREDNSTNRLRESLDLFRSIWTNRFLKTISVILFLNKQDVLADKILAGKSKLEDYFPEFNNYQAPPDAAADTQEDPKVTRAKFFIRDEFLRISTASGDGKHYCYPHFTCAIDTENIRRVFNDCRDIIQRMHLRQYELL, encoded by the exons ATGAGTGTGTTGACTCCACCCGTGCTTCTGGGTAACCCTGACAACCAGTTCAGAGTTGACTACATTAGGAGCATTGCGCCGCTGTCTGACTTCGAGTACACAGAG GACTTCTTTGAGCATGCTCAGACGCTGTGGGAGGACGATGGCGTGAGGGTGTGTTTCGAGCGTTCAAACGAATATCAGCTGATCGACTGCGCTCAGTA CTTTCTGGACAGGTTGGACTCAGTCAGGAAGACAGACTACACACCTACTGATCAG GATTTGTTGCGCTGCAGAGTTTTGACATCAGGGATTTTTGAGACCAGGTTTCAGGTGGACAAGGTTAACTTTCA tatgttTGACGTCGGAGGACAGAGGGACGAACGTAGGAAGTGGATCCAGTGCTTCAATG ATGTGACGGCCATTATCTTCGTTGCTGCCAGTAGCAGCTACAACATGGTGATCAGGGAGGACAACTCTACCAACCGGCTCAGGGAGTCTCTGGACCTCTTCAGATCCATCTGGACCAACAG GTTCCTGAAGACTATCTCAGTGATCTTGTTCTTGAACAAACAGGACGTTTTGGCCGACAAGATTCTGGCAGGAAAATCTAAACTTGAAGATTATTTTCCTGAATTTAACAACTATCAAGCACCTCCTGATG CTGCTGCAGACACGCAGGAAGACCCAAAAGTTACACGAGCCAAGTTCTTCATCAGAGACGAGTTTCTG AGGATCAGCACAGCGAGTGGCGATGGGAAACATTATTGTTATCCTCACTTCACATGTGCCATTGACACAGAGAACATCCGTCGTGTGTTCAACGACTGTCGTGACATCATCCAGCGCATGCACCTGCGGCAGTATGAgcttctctga
- the LOC137104434 gene encoding guanine nucleotide-binding protein G(olf) subunit alpha-like isoform X1, with translation MGCLGGKTEEERLDEKAKREANKKIERQLQKERQTYKATHRLLLLGAGESGKSTIVKQMKILHVDGFNSEEKQQKIQDIRKNVKDAIVTIVSAMSVLTPPVLLGNPDNQFRVDYIRSIAPLSDFEYTEDFFEHAQTLWEDDGVRVCFERSNEYQLIDCAQYFLDRLDSVRKTDYTPTDQDLLRCRVLTSGIFETRFQVDKVNFHMFDVGGQRDERRKWIQCFNDVTAIIFVAASSSYNMVIREDNSTNRLRESLDLFRSIWTNRFLKTISVILFLNKQDVLADKILAGKSKLEDYFPEFNNYQAPPDAAADTQEDPKVTRAKFFIRDEFLRISTASGDGKHYCYPHFTCAIDTENIRRVFNDCRDIIQRMHLRQYELL, from the exons ATGGGCTGTCTGggagggaaaacagaggaagaacGACTGGatgaaaaagcaaagagagaagCAAACAAGAAGATTGAGAGACAGCTacagaaggagagacagacatACAAAGCTACCCACAGACTGTTACTGCTGG gtgcaGGTGAATCAGGTAAAAGCACCATTGTGAAGCAGATGAAGATTCTTCATGTTGACGGCTTCAACTCTGA agagaagcagcagaagATTCAGGACATCAGGAAGAATGTCAAAGATGCCATAGTG acaATCGTGTCGGCCATGAGTGTGTTGACTCCACCCGTGCTTCTGGGTAACCCTGACAACCAGTTCAGAGTTGACTACATTAGGAGCATTGCGCCGCTGTCTGACTTCGAGTACACAGAG GACTTCTTTGAGCATGCTCAGACGCTGTGGGAGGACGATGGCGTGAGGGTGTGTTTCGAGCGTTCAAACGAATATCAGCTGATCGACTGCGCTCAGTA CTTTCTGGACAGGTTGGACTCAGTCAGGAAGACAGACTACACACCTACTGATCAG GATTTGTTGCGCTGCAGAGTTTTGACATCAGGGATTTTTGAGACCAGGTTTCAGGTGGACAAGGTTAACTTTCA tatgttTGACGTCGGAGGACAGAGGGACGAACGTAGGAAGTGGATCCAGTGCTTCAATG ATGTGACGGCCATTATCTTCGTTGCTGCCAGTAGCAGCTACAACATGGTGATCAGGGAGGACAACTCTACCAACCGGCTCAGGGAGTCTCTGGACCTCTTCAGATCCATCTGGACCAACAG GTTCCTGAAGACTATCTCAGTGATCTTGTTCTTGAACAAACAGGACGTTTTGGCCGACAAGATTCTGGCAGGAAAATCTAAACTTGAAGATTATTTTCCTGAATTTAACAACTATCAAGCACCTCCTGATG CTGCTGCAGACACGCAGGAAGACCCAAAAGTTACACGAGCCAAGTTCTTCATCAGAGACGAGTTTCTG AGGATCAGCACAGCGAGTGGCGATGGGAAACATTATTGTTATCCTCACTTCACATGTGCCATTGACACAGAGAACATCCGTCGTGTGTTCAACGACTGTCGTGACATCATCCAGCGCATGCACCTGCGGCAGTATGAgcttctctga